Proteins encoded within one genomic window of Cyprinus carpio isolate SPL01 chromosome B22, ASM1834038v1, whole genome shotgun sequence:
- the LOC109102758 gene encoding msx2-interacting protein-like isoform X4: MVRETRHLWVGNLPEHVREEKIVEHFKRYGRVESVKVLRKRGSEGGVAAFVDFVDIKSAQKAHNAVNKMGDRDLRTDYNEPGSVPSAVRGLEDPSPSSSHGREVAGFSRSAVGPVYVPPVSLHTREGRYERRLDGGSDSRERAYDHSPYGHHERSGSFDRPRHYNTEYYRDRTMFASGVSSSPAASTISGGFDTPESHFEPRIRDPFTISTSARRDPYREDRGRRTDRTYHHRRSRSSHSSQSRHPSPQRSTGQTPKAAHSPKRVPVSPGRGPRSHSRSPSSSSDSVSSTSSTGSGSDSNSSSSEGSRARSVQSTATHAPPAPPVLTLDSDEPRRSFGIRVQNLPTRSTDTSLKDGLFHEFKKYGKVTSVQIHGASEERYGLVFFRQQEDQEKALGVSKGKLFFGMLIEVTAWNGPETESENEFRPLDGRIDEFHPKATRTLFIGNLEKTTNYQQLLDVFQRFGEIVDIDIKRVNGVPQYAFVQYSDIASVCKAIKKMDGEYLGANRLKLGFGKSMPTACVWLDGLTSNITEQYLTRHFCRYGPVVKVVFDRLKGMALILYNNTDFAQAAVRETKGWKIGGNKIKVDFASQESQMAFYRSMQASGQDIRDFYDIPSDRRDERRTPYHDFSTERAYYENVRTPGIYAEDPRREYPGRSRDRYAELDHYQGDHYDPRYHEDPREYRDYRDPFEDIRKYSYIQRERERERFEAERGRWSPSHQRRPLTPSTSPSPSDRVSRDAERRVYRHSSERSGSCSSLSPTPAQFEKPEKSPVEFKSEGLEREMEQAEAERVSGAENKKRSRRKEKADREKGEKAKQRRGKVQSPGVPLSEADREASLDLGSGKVKVSDVESQERQKQKADKEPSSTDHVTRLESQKAERLDQCKSESLDRDGKGKSKKHLKSDSGSDGKDSLVDSVKLEARKRRFGDPGGKAIRQKRGRLEEDPGSGISQPADFATSAGFAKETDIDVKAEKEAQKREHSKSRIGSHYSQREELDGAMRGTSQGSSVRSAELPEVDVLDSKSHPGPSISRLFSTDGTSDKDNKVRDEHLENIDLSQSYRKQMEQNRRLRQQLQPQDKPEKPETPQGVDAEDLEDRSLVHEVGKPPQDVTDNSPPSKTKKQESFEMEMSAKRERIYRTVRQKTDELEWNNTNSPRFQHAPQQREEEYADPHAQMTVREVKEALKPEDNVQTDQELSVKRMHASQMSKMSTSLQDDHQRCWESQLKQDLLPDFSKSAEKRRLNRKYLDYGLWPDLEPGEVRSDSEEDRENKPNSPAPSTSVSFSERHRPDRLSESKLTLSLERNKFCSFADDQTITPDTKALLERAKSLSSTREDNWSFLDYDSHFPSFRSRKDTEKVESTPRPTPSWYMKKKKIRSESEDKIDDRKEDPKPEEQERRELFASRFLHSSIFEQDSRRLQHLERKHEDPEHGVGYLYSQQGPAEGQPDPEPVVLFHSRFLELTRLQQQKNKEQSHQDSKQDESIDATKVSKTPEEEQAPQQQNATEPSIRQAEIKSVSPVQIHQTSPVQARQMSHPVLAAEESLPTVEAEGVFTPICNLLDSSMKEEDKEPEQPTAQPLLEQLSEPNSSECQESKIPAEEMVLKADDSKSAQDTNKVVAEQLPNNEMPTNNVQPEAEPPVMFSESPSSLPHIPAEQHEKEPEPPVAPESESINADDQECADNYPVEEAVSPPPKSKNKRAKTSPTTPVTTTLPATPDKQSTRKSERIDKEKLKRSSSPRGEVFKTTPDSKSLSKSPVHSIEMEQGTEQSSQSGRARRRNVRSVYATPIEDETALQPGKDAESPRGGRKRGVDRDVGSDVEAVAAPPTLKRGRPPKNRRQAEDVPAGKVERSKSTESKELDGSETSSEGVPKLGKGKYSPHTQKGVSPGNASASGNGKKGDRMEKIPESSKLITEENPPILKNLRIRLDVTEVKAMLQTSEEEPGTDESPKNSSPGVSSKDEVLEAKFENDAMDDANSEKETLPAVTEAIEPHVASLAQELELEQAVENIAKLTEDAPPLQFKSNLTKAQRPIAEEPERDSEEEKPANPSSETELAAAIDSITSENTEQNRLNTVVETDPDVQTLRPASKLSETCVSTAVVQEETVTTPRKGCKGRAKASKKGKGQKGAGSKKELIKDVVLEAENIPVKSLESVPAELPAATERSPASTAVVITSPSKQRVSLTAPNADIPDEPESPLKTEMDIPKSSQAISRSPTSSKYQSPSLSPTRTCLKNLSSYPSRLSVSPTERFNQPKVLSPPLTSVAPMETPTLPSDTPAHDANSADLRKILTKPRTVPVLEMGATSGNMHAHPLRESDITPDVITSKGAPQDKRQLPVSAQPVVRQPASIPSPETKQIFSEKSVISVIASTPTSVISRVCNPPDSEEKPNAQIGNPFLDKQPPKQIYQPSLEESSTYHGPAVGEEGGNAGRYIVESTSLSTGSSTGLRVQTSEGVVVLSHSGQKMEGPLRISAKISQIPPASAVDIESQQLVSMPQIKQELYSASQPPSSKCPLPSDHGHSIKPQSNVSTIKQESALDKLESAYAPVQSGVVKILQQTPGPSQVMNYHPEYTMVMKHPKKGDAPESLNVEKPAWVPTISPAISPHLPSAAGNHVGFIAGTATDRTPSLIQPKQEPRSPRKSGHPHSPFAKVSSPIGSSSPKGVSVVLPPGLNPLSQYVSTVHHSEQSVIMPPHNTHGSIGRMSPHRVGAMGHLTQGEVRVNTPPLSMMSYGIHSESLTSSWAPGQQRPTSPQAVGNREMVLKVNPANARPPQHQLKSDSIPAEYRGALHSGLPLDRFNRDMRVLMHHQQSDRPAAELHQGHVPENIPPSSTATSMAASLSPRPHLLAKGVSEKDSSKASELKRAQSPSSKEGMMAIRSAMPPMASPQRVQLIPAGTAASFTEYSTIYTNLRPAIAQFAENSPMGINQSTHSIPPSQGVQEPESSQAQAESKVELVGHQPVNMVQLLTKYPIVWQGLLALKNDTAAVQLHFLCGNKALGLRSLPLPESGGILRIVQRMRLEAQQLEGVARRMTGESDFCLLLAMPCGLDQEDVLNQTQALKSAFINYLQAKLAAGIINVPNPGSNQPAYVLQIFPPCEFSESHLSRLAPDLLSNTTITPHHIIIITTSV; encoded by the exons ATGGTTCGGGAAACCAGACACCTCTGGGTGGGGAATTTACCCGAACATGTTCGCGAGGAGAAGATTGTGGAGCATTTTAAACG GTATGGCCGGGTGGAGAGCGTCAAGGTCCTGCGCAAGCGCGGCTCCGAGGGCGGTGTGGCAGCCTTCGTGGATTTCGTTGACATCAAAAGCGCCCAGAAGGCGCACAACGCGGTCAACAAAATGGGGGACAGGGACCTTCGCACAGATTACAATGAGCCGGGCTCAGTGCCCAGCGCCGTGCGGGGTCTGGAGGACCCCAGCCCCTCTAGCAGTCACGGAAGGGAGGTTGCGGGGTTCTCGAGGAGCGCCGTGGGGCCGGTGTACGTGCCCCCGGTGTCTCTCCACACCAGAGAGGGGCGCTATGAACGCAGACTAGACGG CGGCTCGGACAGCAGGGAGCGAGCGTACGATCACAGTCCGTACGGACACCACGAGCGCAGCGGCTCCTTCGACCGGCCGCGGCACTACAACACAGAATATTATCGGGACCGTACCATGTTCGCCTCTGGGGTGAGCTCGAGCCCGGCCGCCAGCACTATCAGCGGTGGCTTCGACACGCCGGAGTCGCACTTCGAGCCTCGGATCCGTGACCCTTTCACTATCTCCACTTCGGCTCGGCGCGACCCGTACCGTGAGGACCGAGGCCGCCGCACAGACCGGACGTACCACCATCGGCGGAGCCGGTCCTCACACTCTTCACAGTCACGGCACCCATCGCCCCAGAGGAGCACGGGACAGACTCCTAAAGCTGCCCACTCGCCCAAAAGAGTGCCTGTGTCTCCTGGCCGGGGCCCGCGGTCACACTCGCGCAGCCCGTCTTCCAGCTCCGATTCGGTCAGCAGCACCAGCAGCACCGGCAGCGGCAG TGATTCGAACAGCAGCTCCAGTGAAGGATCGCGAGCGCGCTCGGTGCAGTCGACGGCCACACACGCTCCTCCGGCTCCTCCTGTCCTCACGCTGGACTCCGACGAGCCGCGGAGGAGCTTCGGCATCAGAGTCCAGAACCTCCCGACGCGATCCACAG ATACGAGTTTGAAAGACGGGCTCTTTCATGAGTTTAAGAAGTACGGTAAAGTGACGTCGGTGCAGATCCACGGCGCGTCGGAGGAGCGCTACGGCCTGGTGTTCTTCAGACAGCAGGAGGACCAGGAGAAGGCCCTCGGCGTGTCCAAGGGGAAGCTCTTCTTCGGGATGCTGATCGAGGTCACGGCCTGGAACGGCCCCG AGACGGAGAGCGAGAACGAGTTTCGTCCCCTGGACGGACGCATCGATGAGTTTCACCCCAAGGCCACTCGTACATTGTTCATCGGAAACCTGGAGAAGACCACCAACTATCAGCAGCTACTCGACGTCTTCCAACGCTTCGGGGAGATAGTG GATATCGATATCAAGAGGGTGAACGGTGTTCCTCAGTACGCATTTGTTCAGTACTCTGATATCGCCAGTGTTTGTAAAGCCATTAAGAAAATGGACGGAGAGTATCTCGGCGCCAACAGACTGAAG CTTGGCTTTGGGAAGAGTATGCCAACAGCGTGTGTGTGGTTAGACGGCCTGACCTCGAACATCACAGAACAGTACCTCACACGACACTTCTGTCGATACGGGCCGGTGGTCAAG GTTGTGTTTGATAGGTTAAAAGGAATGGCTCTTATTCTGTACAACAACACTGATTTTGCCCAAGCAGCTGTTAGAGAAACCAAAGGATGGAAGATAGGAGGGAACAAAATTAAG GTTGATTTTGCCAGTCAAGAGAGTCAAATGGCTTTCTATCGATCTATGCAGGCATCAGGGCAGGACATCCGTGATTTTTATGATATTCCTTCAGATCGGAG GGACGAACGGAGAACTCCTTATCATGACTTTTCCACAGAGCGGGCGTATTATGAGAATGTAAGGACTCCTGGCATTTACGCTGAAGACCCCCGTCGAGAGTACCCCGGTCGCAGTCGTGACCGCTATGCAGAGTTAGATCACTACCAAGGAGACCACTACGATCCCCGCTATCACGAGGACCCACGGGAATACAGAGACTATCGAGACCCTTTTGAGGACATCAGAAAGTACAGCTATATCCAGCGGGAACGGGAGCGCGAGCGCTTTGAGGCGGAGCGAGGCCGATGGAGCCCGTCTCATCAGCGGCGTCCCCTGACTCCCTCTACTTCACCCTCACCGTCGGATCGCGTGTCACGAGACGCTGAACGACGTGTGTACAGGCACTCCTCTGAAAGATCGGGAAGCTGCAGCTCGCTGTCTCCAACCCCGGCTCAGTTTGAGAAGCCTGAGAAATCGCCAGTCGAATTCAAATCGGAAGGACTGGAGAGGGAAATGGAGCAGGCCGAGGCAGAGCGTGTAAGTGGGGCAGAGAACAAGAAGCGCAGCAGACGCAAGGAGAAAGCTGACCGAGAGAAGGGAGAGAAAGCAAAGCAAAGGAGAGGGAAAGTGCAGTCTCCCGGTGTACCTCTTTCTGAAGCGGATAGAGAGGCGAGTCTGGATTTGGGATCTGGGAAGGTTAAGGTTTCAGATGTGGAGAGTCAAGAACGACAGAAGCAAAAAGCGGACAAAGAGCCTTCCTCTACTGACCACGTAACACGCCTTGAGTCTCAAAAGGCAGAGCGGCTCGATCAGTGTAAAAGTGAGTCTTTAGACAGGGACGGCAAAGGAAAgtcaaagaaacatttaaaatctgaCTCTGGTAGTGATGGCAAAGACTCCCTTGTAGATTCTGTCAAACTTGAAGCGAGAAAGAGACGGTTCGGTGATCCCGGCGGGAAAGCAATACGACAGAAACGGGGCCGTCTGGAGGAGGATCCAGGTTCTGGGATTAGCCAACCTGCTGACTTTGCTACAAGTGCAGGATTTGCAAAAGAGACCGATATTGATGTAAAAGCAGAGAAAGAGGCTCAAAAAAGAGAACACTCCAAATCCAGGATTGGTTCTCATTATAGTCAAAGGGAAGAGCTGGATGGCGCTATGAGAGGGACGTCTCAGGGCTCATCGGTAAGGTCAGCTGAACTGCCTGAGGTGGATGTTTTGGACTCAAAATCTCATCCTGGGCCAAGCATATCTAGACTATTTTCAACTGATGGAACCTCGGATAAGGACAATAAAGTAAGGGATGAACATCTAGAAAATATTGACCTTTCACAGAGTTATCGCAAACAGATGGAGCAAAACCGAAGGCTACGACAACAGCTACAGCCGCAGGATAAACCGGAAAAGCCAGAAACTCCTCAAGGTGTAGATGCAGAAGATCTTGAGGATCGAAGCCTGGTGCATGAGGTCGGCAAGCCTCCACAGGACGTTACTGATAATTCACCTCCAAGTAAGACCAAGAAACAAGAGTCCTTTGAGATGGAAATGAGTGCTAAGAGAGAAAGGATTTACAGAACGGTCCGGCAAAAGACTGATGAACTTGAGTGGAATAACACAAACTCTCCAAGGTTTCAGCATGCCCCCCAACAAAGAGAGGAAGAATATGCAGACCCTCATGCTCAAATGACTGTGAGAGAAGTAAAAGAAGCATTGAAGCCTGAGGATAATGTTCAGACAGATCAGGAGCTCAGTGTTAAACGGATGCACGCCTCGCAGATGTCAAAGATGAGTACGTCTTTACAAGACGACCATCAAAGATGCTGGGAGAGCCAACTAAAGCAAGACTTGTTACCAGACTTTTCAAAGAGCGCTGAGAAAAGGCGGCTCAATCGGAAGTACTTGGATTATGGACTTTGGCCTGATTTGGAACCTGGTGAAGTGCGCTCTGACTCTGAAGAAGATCGTGAAAATAAGCCTAACTCTCCTGCTCCATCAACGTCAGTATCCTTTTCTGAAAGACATCGTCCAGACAGATTATCAGAGTCCAAGCTGACGCTCTCTCTAGAGAGAAACAAATTCTGTTCTTTCGCAGATGATCAGACAATCACTCCAGATACTAAAGCTTTGTTAGAGCGTGCAAAGTCTTTGTCCTCAACAAGGGAAGACAACTGGTCTTTCCTCGATTATGATTCGCACTTCCCCAGTTTCAGAAGTAGAAAGGACACAGAGAAGGTGGAGTCCACACCACGACCGACTCCTTCATGGtatatgaagaagaagaaaattcgAAGCGAGTCTGAAGACAAAATTGATGACAGGAAAGAAGATCCAAAGCCAGAAGAACAGGAAAGACGAGAGTTGTTTGCGTCACGTTTTTTGCACAGTTCTATTTTTGAGCAGGATTCAAGGCGTCTTCAGCATCTGGAAAGAAAGCATGAGGACCCTGAACATGGCGTTGGATATCTGTACTCTCAGCAAGGCCCAGCAGAAGGGCAGCCTGACCCAGAACCAGTTGTGCTTTTCCATAGCCGCTTTTTAGAACTAACAAGGTTGCAGCAACAGAAGAATAAAGAACAAAGCCATCAAGATTCCAAGCAAGATGAAAGCATAGATGCAACCAAAGTAAGTAAAACACCGGAGGAAGAACAAGCACCACAGCAGCAAAATGCTACTGAACCTAGTATCCGACAAGCTGAGATTAAATCAGTTAGTCCTGTTCAGATTCATCAGACCAGTCCTGTTCAAGCTCGTCAAATGTCACACCCTGTTTTAGCAGCCGAAGAATCCTTGCCAACAGTGGAAGCTGAAGGTGTTTTTACTCCAATCTGTAATTTGCTTGATTCTTCCATGAAGGAGGAAGATAAAGAGCCTGAACAGCCCACAGCTCAACCTTTGCTAGAGCAACTGTCAGAACCCAATTCTTCAGAATGCCAAGAGTCAAAGATCCCAGCAGAGGAGATGGTATTGAAGGCTGATGATTCTAAAAGTGCTCAAGACACCAATAAAGTAGTTGCAGAACAGCTCCCAAACAACGAAATGCCAACCAATAATGTACAGCCAGAGGCTGAGCCTCCAGTGATGTTTTCTGAATCACCAAGTTCCCTCCCGCATATCCCTGCTGAGCAACATGAAAAAGAACCTGAGCCACCTGTGGCACCTGAGTCTGAATCTATTAATGCAGACGATCAGGAATGTGCTGATAATTATCCAGTTGAAGAAGCGGTGTCTCCCCCTccaaagtcaaaaaataaaagagcCAAAACCTCGCCTACCACACCAGTAACTACAACTCTGCCTGCTACCCCAGACAAACAAAGCACCCGCAAAAGTGAGCGCATTGACAAAGAGAAGCTCAAACGTTCATCTTCTCCAAGAGGAGAGGTGTTCAAGACAACACCTGATTCAAAGTCATTAAGTAAGTCACCTGTGCACAGTATAGAAATGGAACAAGGTACAGAGCAGAGTTCACAGTCAGGTAGGGCAAGACGTAGAAATGTGCGTTCTGTCTATGCTACACCAATTGAAGATGAAACCGCTCTGCAACCCGGAAAAGATGCTGAATCGCCTCGTGGTGGACGGAAGCGTGGTGTAGACAGAGATGTAGGTTCTGATGTAGAGGCTGTTGCTGCGCCACCAACCTTGAAACGGGGACGGCCCCCTAAGAATCGACGCCAAGCAGAGGATGTACCAGCAGGCAAAGTCGAACGGTCAAAATCAACTGAGTCTAAGGAGTTGGATGGCAGTGAAACGAGCAGTGAGGGGGTTCCCAAATTAGGTAAAGGCAAATATTCACCCCACACACAAAAAGGAGTCAGTCCAGGAAATGCATCAGCATCTGGAAATGGAAAGAAAGgagacagaatggagaaaatacCGGAAAGTTCTAAACTCATTACTGAAGAAAACCCTCCCATTCTTAAAAACCTTAGAATCCGTCTTGATGTGACCGAAGTAAAGGCAATGCTTCAGACTAGTGAAGAAGAACCTGGAACTGATGAGTCTCCCAAAAATAGCTCACCTGGTGTGTCCTCAAAGGATGAGGTATTAGAAGCTAAATTTGAAAATGATGCCATGGATGATGCTAATAGTGAAAAGGAGACTTTGCCTGCCGTAACAGAAGCCATTGAGCCACATGTAGCTTCGCTGGCTCAAGAGTTGGAGCTTGAGCAAGCTGTTGAGAATATTGCCAAGCTCACAGAAGATGCTCCTCCACTTCAGTTTAAAAGTAACCTGACAAAGGCACAGCGTCCAATAGCTGAAGAACCAGAGCGTGACTCAGAAGAAGAAAAGCCTGCAAATCCATCTAGTGAAACAGAGCTTGCTGCTGCTATAGATTCCATCACATCAGAgaacacagaacagaacagactgaaCACTGTTGTAGAAACTGATCCTGATGTGCAGACTCTTAGACCTGCTTCAAAACTATCTGAAACCTGTGTTAGCACAGCAGTTGTTCAGGAGGAGACCGTAACCACTCCTAGAAAAGGCTGTAAAGGCAGAGCGAAAGCTTCAAAGAAGGGCAAAGGCCAAAAGGGTGCTGGAAGCAAAAAGGAACTCATTAAAGATGTAGTTTTAGAGGCTGAAAATATCCCTGTGAAGTCACTGGAATCAGTACCTGCAGAACTTCCAGCAGCCACGGAAAGATCACCAGCAAGTACAGCTGTTGTCATTACTTCCCCTTCCAAGCAGCGTGTAAGTTTAACAGCTCCTAATGCAGACATTCCAGACGAACCTGAGTCGCCTCTTAAAACTGAGATGGATATCCCAAAATCCTCTCAAGCTATCAGCAGAAGCCCAACGTCCTCCAAGTACCAATCTCCTTCACTATCTCCAACGAGAACTTGTCTCAAGAATTTGTCCTCATACCCAAGCAGGCTTTCTGTTTCCCCAACGGAGCGTTTCAATCAGCCGAAGGTCCTCTCTCCTCCGCTGACCTCTGTAGCCCCGATGGAGACCCCTACATTACCCTCAGACACCCCTGCTCATGACGCCAACTCGGCTGATTTGCGCAAAATCCTCACAAAGCCTAGAACTGTCCCAGTCTTGGAAATGGGTGCTACATCTGGGAATATGCACGCTCATCCTTTAAGGGAAAGTGACATTACACCAGATGTGATAACCAGCAAGGGTGCTCCTCAAGATAAGAGACAACTCCCTGTTTCAGCCCAACCTGTAGTGCGACAGCCTGCTTCTATACCTTCACCAGAAACAAAACAGATCTTCAGTGAGAAGTCAGTGATTTCAGTTATTGCTTCCACTCCTACCTCCGTTATCAGTCGTGTTTGCAATCCCCCTGACTCTGAGGAGAAGCCAAATGCTCAGATTGGAAATCCCTTCCTTGATAAACAGCCTCCAAAACAGATTTACCAGCCAAGCTTGGAGGAAAGCAGTACGTACCATGGTCCAGCAGTTGGTGAGGAAGGTGGAAATGCCGGTCGCTATATAGTGGAGAGTACATCTTTGAGTACAGGTTCTAGCACAGGACTTAGAGTTCAGACGTCAGAAGGTGTTGTGGTGCTGAGTCATTCTGGCCAGAAAATGGAGGGGCCACTGCGCATAAGTGCCAAAATCAGCCAGATCCCACCTGCCAGTGCTGTGGACATAGAGTCACAGCAGCTGGTGTCAATGCCCCAGATCAAGCAGGAACTTTACAGTGCCTCCCAGCCACCATCTTCAAAATGCCCACTTCCTTCAGATCATGGACATTCAATAAAACCCCAATCAAATGTCTCCACGATTAAGCAAGAATCTGCACTGGACAAATTAGAATCCGCTTACGCTCCAGTTCAAAGTGGAGTTGTTAAAATATTGCAACAAACACCTGGCCCATCACAGGTCATGAATTACCATCCAGAATACACAATGGTGATGAAGCACCCTAAGAAGGGAGATGCACCTGAGTCTCTCAACGTGGAGAAACCTGCTTGGGTCCCAACTATTAGTCCTGCTATAAGTCCACACCTTCCCTCGGCAGCAGGCAATCATGTTGGCTTCATAGCTGGCACAGCGACAGACCGAACTCCATCACTCATTCAGCCCAAGCAGGAGCCGCGCTCTCCACGGAAATCCGGACATCCTCATTCTCCTTTTGCCAAAGTATCATCTCCTATCGGCTCTTCGTCTCCGAAAGGTGTATCTGTTGTCCTTCCCCCTGGATTAAACCCTCTGTCCCAGTATGTTTCCACAGTCCACCACTCGGAGCAGTCTGTGATCATGCCTCCACACAACACTCACGGTAGCATTGGAAGGATGTCCCCGCACCGCGTCGGCGCAATGGGACACCTCACCCAGGGGGAGGTACGAGTGAACACTCCTCCCCTCTCCATGATGAGCTATGGGATTCACTCTGAGAGCCTCACTTCCTCTTGGGCCCCTGGCCAGCAGCGACCCACGTCTCCTCAGGCCGTGGGGAACAGGGAGATGGTCCTCAAGGTGAACCCAGCCAATGCAAGACCACCACAACATCAACTCAAATCAGACTCCATACCAGCAGAATATCGTGGAGCTCTCCACAGCGGTTTACCTCTCGATCGATTCAACAGAGACATGCGAGTACTCATGCACCACCAGCAGAGCGATCGCCCCGCTGCAGAGTTACACCAGGGGCACGTCCCCGAGAACATACCGCCCTCCTCGACTGCTACCAGCATGGCGGCGTCTCTTTCTCCTCGGCCACACTTGTTAGCAAAGGGAGTATCTGAGAAGGACTCCTCGAAAGCGTCAGAACTAAAGAGGGCACAGTCACCTTCCAGTAAGGAGGGAATGATGGCGATCCGTAGTGCAATGCCTCCCATGGCTTCTCCTCAAAGAGTTCAGCTGATTCCAGCAGGAACTGCGGCTTCCTTCACTGAATATTCAACCATATATACAAACCTACGGCCTGCCATCGCTCAGTTTGCTGAGAATTCTCCAATGGGGATTAACCAGTCCACCCACAGCATCCCACCATCGCAG GGTGTTCAAGAGCCGGAGTCGAGTCAGGCACAAGCCGAGTCTAAGGTGGAGTTGGTTGGACACCAGCCTGTGAACATGGTGCAGCTTCTGACG AAATATCCTATTGTGTGGCAAGGCCTGCTTGCGCTGAAGAACGATACGGCAGCGGTTCAGCTGCACTTCTTGTGTGGAAACAAAGCTCTGGGCCTGCGCTCTCTGCCTCTGCCGGAGAGTGGAGGGATTCTGCGCATCGTTCAGAGGATGAGGCTGGAGGCACAGCAGCTGGAGGGAGTCGCTCGCAGAATGACG